One window from the genome of Glycine soja cultivar W05 chromosome 12, ASM419377v2, whole genome shotgun sequence encodes:
- the LOC114379648 gene encoding uncharacterized protein LOC114379648 produces the protein MDSFSFNNLQAEKANAILKHRKLRRVASFIRIIEVCTILVFISRFSMQLPVAVKNSSVYFKDLSLFMNSPRFVFLIGNVIIIALFAQFSAQGNNVPEPDLYQEFVQNTTKNHRHTETVVAEYSKKKQRMKTGQVNNGLKKGYRRCETEILCQKHSRVLRRCETENGRKSIEPAPVEEVARISCPEDGMSNEEFRRTVEAFIARQQRMRKEEEDYYLM, from the coding sequence ATGGACTCGTTCAGTTTCAACAACCTCCAAGCAGAGAAAGCCAATGCAATCCTAAAACACCGCAAGCTTCGAAGGGTCGCAAGCTTCATTCGAATCATTGAAGTGTGTACCATTTTGGTCTTCATTTCAAGGTTCTCCATGCAGCTACCAGTAGCAGTAAAAAACTCCAGCGTGTACTTCAAGGACTTGTCACTCTTCATGAACAGCCCCCGCTTTGTTTTCCTCATCGGAAATGTCATAATCATCGCACTCTTTGCTCAGTTCTCTGCTCAGGGTAACAACGTTCCAGAGCCTGATCTTTACCAGGAGTTCGTTCAGAACACCACAAAAAATCACAGACACACAGAAACAGTTGTGGCAGAATATAGCAAGAAAAAACAGAGGATGAAAACAGGGCAAGTgaataatggtttgaagaaaGGTTATAGAAGGTGTGAGACAGAGATTTTATGCCAAAAACATAGTCGTGTGTTGCGCAGGTGTGAGACTGAGAATGGAAGGAAAAGCATTGAACCCGCTCCTGTTGAAGAAGTGGCGCGAATTTCGTGCCCTGAAGATGGGATGAGCAACGAGGAGTTTCGTCGCACTGTGGAGGCTTTCATTGCTAGGCAACAGAGgatgagaaaagaagaagaagattatTATTTAATGTGA
- the LOC114377942 gene encoding 40S ribosomal protein S25, whose translation MAPKKDKAPPPSSKPAKSGGGKQKKKKWSKGKQKEKVNNMVLFDQGTYDKLLSEAPKYKLITPSILSDRLRINGSLARKAIRELMARGSIRMVSAHASQQIYTRATNT comes from the exons ATG GCTCCAAAGAAGGACAAGGCTCCACCACCTTCCTCCAAGCCCGCCAAATCTGGCGGTGGCaagcagaagaagaag AAGTGGAGCAAGGGAAAGCAAAAGGAGAAGGTGAACAATATGGTGCTGTTTGATCAGGGCACCTATGACAAGCTCCTTTCTGAAGCTCCCAAATACAAGCTCATCACTCCTTCCATTCTCTCTGATCGTTTgagg ATTAATGGATCACTTGCAAGGAAGGCTATAAGAGAATTGATGGCAAGAGGTTCAATCAGGATGGTGTCTGCCCATGCAAGTCAGCAAATTTATACCAGGGCAACAAACACCTAG
- the LOC114380270 gene encoding uncharacterized protein LOC114380270, with product MAANMKTSLHNRSNSVPSAPHPFISQYEEQLHRLKASEATSSSSISSKFDGLHALHEYTDKILQLPTIQQALAKESCKTQVDELLEGSLRLLDICRATKGVLLQSTESRNGLQLSVRRRGGEAAFKVEGGKYMSSRKKAKKTIQKALEKIKGFKKGLILTSSNTDNETLSMIRNFKEAEAATLVQLESLLSFISGSRGKPKERRWLIVSKLMQPNRVHCDSDQSNTNEFEELDRVLQSLFHKPCSNMSVETFQNHIENLELCIQGLEAGIERLERQLIRKRVSLLNIYNH from the coding sequence ATGGCTGCGAACATGAAAACATCACTGCATAATCGCTCCAATAGTGTGCCCTCTGCACCTCACCCATTCATTTCACAATACGAAGAGCAATTGCACAGATTGAAGGCTTCTGAAGCCACCTCATCATCATCAATAAGCAGTAAATTTGATGGTTTGCATGCTTTGCATGAATACACTGATAAGATTCTTCAATTGCCAACCATACAACAAGCGTTGGCAAAAGAATCCTGCAAAACACAGGTTGATGAGTTACTAGAAGGGTCTTTGAGGCTCCTTGATATCTGTAGAGCCACCAAGGGTGTCCTGCTACAATCTACAGAAAGCAGAAATGGACTTCAATTAAGTGTTCGCAGGAGAGGGGGTGAAGCAGCATTCAAAGTTGAGGGTGGCAAATACATGTCATCAAGgaagaaggcaaagaagactatTCAGAAGGCCTTAGAAAAAATCAAGGGATTTAAGAAGGGTCTTATCTTAACTTCCTCAAACACGGACAATGAGACACTTTCAATGATCAGAAACTTCAAAGAAGCTGAAGCTGCCACTCTGGTTCAACTAGAGTCTTTGTTATCTTTTATCTCTGGCTCAAGAGGGAAACCAAAAGAGAGAAGGTGGTTAATTGTCTCCAAGTTGATGCAGCCTAACAGAGTACACTGTGATTCTgatcaatcaaacacaaatgAATTTGAGGAGTTGGATAGAGTATTGCAGTCTCTCTTTCACAAGCCTTGCAGTAATATGTCTGTTGAGACTTTCCAAAACCATATCGAAAATTTGGAGTTGTGCATTCAGGGTCTAGAGGCAGGAATTGAGCGCCTTGAAAGGCAACTAATTAGGAAAAGAGTTTCCCTTCTTAACATCTATAATCACTGA
- the LOC114378084 gene encoding uncharacterized protein LOC114378084: MAAIETNTKSSLHIRSNSLPSAPHPFTSQFEEHLHRLKDSKAISSSTSSSINYKLNALQDLHECADKLLLLPITQQALARECSNECVDELLDGSVRILDICSTIKDCLLQHKERVHELESAIRRRRDAEAGFTVSSGKYLASRKQVKKAIRKALGNLKGFKNELIFASSNKDNETLSMLSFLKESELVTVSSLKAFLLFITGSKGQSKQNRWSIISKLMQPNRVGCDSQEADTNEFEKVDAALMSLINHKSSSIDNFQSHMENLGMCIENLEVGFECLSRQLIRTRVSLLNIFNH, encoded by the coding sequence ATGGCAGCCATAGAAACAAACACAAAGAGCTCCCTGCATATTCGCAGCAACAGCTTGCCCTCCGCACCTCACCCCTTTACATCACAATTTGAAGAGCACTTGCACAGATTAAAGGATTCTAAAGCCATCTCTTCTTCAACATCATCTTCAATAAACTACAAACTCAATGCCTTGCAAGATTTGCATGAGTGTGCTGATAAGCTTCTCCTATTGCCAATCACCCAGCAAGCCTTGGCACGAGAGTGTAGCAATGAATGTGTTGATGAACTACTAGATGGATCTGTGAGGATCTTGGATATCTGTAGTACAATTAAAGATTGCCTACTGCAACACAAGGAAAGAGTGCATGAACTTGAGTCAGCTATTCGCAGGAGAAGAGATGCCGAGGCCGGATTCACAGTTTCGAGTGGAAAATACTTGGCATCTAGGAAGCAGGTGAAAAAAGCAATTCGGAAGGCCTTAGGAAATTTGAAAGGATTCAAGAATGAACTCATATTTGCTTCCTCAAACAAAGACAACGAGACATTGTCCATGCTTAGCTTCTTAAAAGAATCAGAACTAGTCACCGTGAGCTCATTAAAAGCCTTCTTGTTGTTTATCACTGGCTCAAAGGGACAATCAAAACAGAACAGGTGGTCAATAATCTCCAAGTTGATGCAACCAAATAGAGTGGGATGTGACTCTCAAGAGGCAGAtacaaatgaatttgaaaaggTGGATGCTGCTTTGATGTCTCTCATCAATCACAAGTCTTCATCTATTGATAATTTTCAAAGCCATATGGAAAATTTGGGGATGTGCATTGAGAATCTAGAAGTAGGATTTGAATGCCTCTCAAGGCAACTAATTAGAACCAGAGTTTCCCTTCTCAACATCTTCAACCACTag
- the LOC114380271 gene encoding uncharacterized protein LOC114380271 — MKKAIRKAFGSLKGIKDEQIFTSLNKVNETLTMLSILKEAEVVTVSSLESLLLFIPGSKWSVISKLMQPNRVECDSQESDTNEFVKVAAALQSLINHMLSSIENFLSHVENLHICIQNLEVGVERLSWQLIRIILSLLNIKNH, encoded by the coding sequence ATGAAGAAGGCAATTCGAAAAGCCTTTGGAAGTTTGAAAGGAATCAAGGATGAGCAAATTTTTACCTCCTTAAACAAAGTCAATGAGACTTTGACCATGCTTAGCATCTTAAAAGAAGCAGAAGTAGTCACTGTCAGCTCATTAGAATCTTTGTTGCTATTTATCCCTGGCTCAAAGTGGTCAGTAATATCCAAGTTGATGCAGCCTAATAGAGTGGAATGTGATTCTCAAGAGTCAGACACAAATGAATTTGTAAAGGTGGCTGCAGCTTTGCAGTCTCTCATCAACCACATGCTTTCATCTATTGAGAATTTTCTAAGCCATGTGGAAAATTTGCATATTTGCATTCAGAATCTAGAAGTAGGAGTTGAACGCCTCTCATGGCAACTAATTAGAATCATACTTTCCCTTCTCAATATCAAAAATCACTAG
- the LOC114378047 gene encoding uncharacterized protein LOC114378047, with protein METSTKNSLHIRCNSLPSAPHPLVSQFDEHLQRLKDSEATITSLSSSSITQKLIGLQDLHDYADKLLQLPTTQQAFGHKCSDKWVDVLLEGSLGLLDICSTAQDCLLQSKESVHMVQSVIRRKCPDTEFAVEGGKYLASRKKMKKAIQKALGNLKGMKNELMDSSSSNDSEVLFILGILKEAEAVTMRLLESLLMFVSDTKGQSKQRRWSIISKLMQSDRMTCDSQESETNEFAKVDTTLQSLISHKPLSIENFHSHMENLETCIEDLEVGVEHLSRKLIRTRVSLLNIFSH; from the coding sequence ATGGAAACAAGCACAAAGAACTCTCTTCACATTCGGTGCAACAGTTTACCCTCTGCACCTCACCCACTTGTATCACAATTCGACGAGCACTTGCAGAGATTGAAGGACTCTGAAGCCACCATCActtctttgtcatcatcttcaaTAACCCAAAAACTAATTGGCTTGCAGGATTTGCATGACTATGCTGATAAGTTGCTCCAGTTGCCCACAACCCAACAAGCCTTTGGACACAAATGCAGTGACAAGTGGGTTGATGTCCTATTAGAAGGGTCTCTGGGGCTTCTTGATATCTGTAGTACAGCCCAAGATTGCCTCTTGCAATCAAAGGAAAGTGTTCACATGGTTCAGTCAGTAATTCGAAGGAAGTGCCCTGACACTGAATTCGCAGTTGAGGGTGGAAAATACTTGGCATCaaggaaaaagatgaagaaggcaatTCAAAAGGCCTTAGGCAATTTGAAAGGAATGAAAAATGAGTTAATGGATTCTTCCTCAAGCAATGATAGCGAGGTTTTGTTTATCCTTGGCATCTTAAAAGAAGCAGAAGCAGTCACCATGAGGTTGTTAGAATCTTTGTTGATGTTTGTCTCTGACACCAAGGGACAATCAAAGCAGAGAAGATGGTCAATAATCTCTAAGCTGATGCAGTCTGATAGAATGACTTGCGACTCTCAAGAATCAGAAACAAATGAATTTGCAAAGGTGGATACGACTTTGCAATCTCTCATCAGTCACAAGCCCTTATCtattgaaaattttcacagccaTATGGAAAATTTGGAGACATGCATTGAGGATCTAGAAGTAGGTGTTGAACACCTTTCAAGGAAACTCATTAGAACAAGAGTTTCCCTACTTAACATCTTCAGCCACTAG
- the LOC114378020 gene encoding uncharacterized protein LOC114378020 has protein sequence MAFTPFSPKSHHQSRSKSLPCRPHPLILQCNQHLGSLEASASDNSTSSSSSLFRHKLTGLQTLHDCIEKLVLLTLTQEVLVQERQEKWVDELLDGSLRLLDVCTVAKDALLHTKECARELQSIMRRKRGGEMEVTAEVRKFLASRKVVKKAILKALENLQATVKKAKFSPSNKDHPTATLASLFKDVLVITLSILESLLNFISGPAQSKPSKWSLVSKLMHNKKVTTTQESDPNEFSNVDAALLSFVFHMTRKSDSVSHLQNQLEDLESVIQDFVEGLETLFKRFIKIRVSLLNILNH, from the coding sequence ATGGCATTCACTCCCTTTAGCCCAAAATCTCATCACCAATCTCGCTCAAAGAGCCTTCCCTGTAGACCACACCCTCTTATTCTACAATGCAATCAACACTTGGGAAGTTTAGAGGCTTCAGCTTCTGATAATTCAACTTCCTCTTCATCATCATTGTTCAGACACAAACTAACTGGCTTGCAGACTTTGCACGATTGCATTGAAAAGCTGGTCCTACTGACTCTTACTCAAGAGGTACTAGTCCAAGAGCGTCAAGAGAAATGGGTAGATGAGCTTTTGGATGGATCTTTAAGGCTCCTAGATGTATGTACTGTAGCAAAGGATGCTCTACTTCACACAAAGGAATGCGCACGTGAACTTCAATCGATTATGAGAAGAAAGAGGGGAGGTGAAATGGAGGTGACAGCTGAGGTTAGGAAATTTTTGGCCTCTAGGAAGGTAGTAAAGAAGGCAATCCTAAAAGCGTTGGAGAATTTGCAGGCAACTGTGAAGAAAGCAAAATTCTCTCCAAGCAACAAGGACCACCCAACCGCAACCTTGGCTAGCTTGTTCAAAGATGTGCTAGTAATCACTCTTTCCATATTGGAGTCACTGCTGAACTTCATCTCTGGACCAGCACAATCCAAACCAAGCAAATGGTCTTTGGTTTCCAAACTAATGCACAACAAAAAGGTTACTACCACACAAGAATCAGATCCGAATGAATTTTCCAATGTAGATGCTGCATTGCTATCGTTTGTGTTTCACATGACAAGAAAGTCAGACAGTGTCAGTCATTTGCAGAACCAACTGGAAGATCTAGAGTCAGTCATTCAAGACTTTGTGGAAGGACTTGAAACTCTTTTTAAACGTTTTATCAAAATTAGAGTTTCCCTTCTCAACATCCTCAATCACTAA
- the LOC114378102 gene encoding uncharacterized protein LOC114378102: protein MAAIEKKTQSSLHLRSNSLPSAAHPLVSQLEEQLQRLRGSEASSSLSSSSVCLKLNDMLDLHDYTDKLLQLPMEQKVSAQECNDRCVDDLLEGSLRLLDICSTTKDCLLQSKESMCDLMSVIRRKKSNETGFAVEGVKYLAARKNMKKQIRKVLQNLKQKDNNTSPMLNFLNEAEAITLCSLEQLLLFISGPKRHSKHSRWSAISMLMQPKRVICDSQESNTNEFEKVDAALQSLISHRPSSIENFRSHMENLEFCIQDLEIGVDQLSRKLIRNRVSLLNIFNH, encoded by the coding sequence atggcagcaattgaaaagaaaacacaaagctCTCTGCATCTTCGCAGCAACAGCTTGCCCTCTGCAGCTCACCCTCTTGTATCACAATTGGAGGAGCAATTGCAAAGATTGAGGGGTTCTGAAGCCTCTTCTTCATTGTCATCATCTTCAGTGTGCCTCAAACTTAATGACATGCTTGATTTGCATGACTACACTGATAAGTTGCTTCAATTGCCAATGGAACAAAAAGTCTCGGCACAAGAGTGCAATGATAGATGTGTTGATGACCTACTAGAAGGGTCTCTTAGGCTCTTAGATATCTGTAGTACAACTAAAGATTGCCTTCTGCAATCAAAGGAAAGCATGTGCGACTTAATGTCAGTCATCCGAAGAAAGAAAAGCAATGAAACTGGATTCGCGGTTGAAGGTGTGAAATACTTGGCTGCGAGGAAGAACATGAAAAAGCAAATTCGAAAGGTCCTGCAAAATTTGAAGCAGAAGGACAACAACACTTCACCCATGCTCAACTTCTTAAATGAAGCAGAAGCAATCACCCTGTGCTCATTAGAACAATTGCTACTGTTCATCTCAGGCCCAAAAAGACACTCAAAGCACAGCAGATGGTCAGCAATATCCATGTTGATGCAGCCTAAAAGAGTAATTTGTGACTCTCAAGAATCAAAcacaaatgaatttgaaaaggTGGATGCAGCTTTGCAATCTCTCATCAGTCACAGGCCTTCATCTATTGAGAATTTTCGTAGTCATATGGAAAATTTGGAGTTTTGCATTCAAGATCTAGAGATAGGAGTTGATCAGCTCTcaagaaaattaattagaaacaGAGTTTCCCTTCTCAACATCTTCAACCACTAA